ACTTATTTCATGAAAGGTCCTCTCCGTTAtctatatcatatttatttgaatttttatggcttcttatttttattttttttattttatcaacacAGAAAATTCAAATTGcctttaaagtaataaaaaaaactataaaaagtaaaaacatttttttaagcttttaagtTGTTagttaatacatacattttgtttaaaaggTTAGTGCTATACAGATAATgttaaaaacaatgaaaattaattttattcaatatttgcTTATTGGTTATTTTTACCACTATGAGGGAAACCTTTATGTTGATGTGAAAAATGCATAGGGCCAGGACTTTTACCTCTTTGCTTGTTACCTGGTTCTTGTGGCTTATGACTTTGTGGCCGAACATGTTGTTGTCCAGGACCTTTTGGacctttatttgtttgtttattctcATTAACCTTTCCTTTGTTTCTGAAATTTGGTTGATTCTTTTTGacagtaaaattaaatgttaacttTCCATCCTTTATAAAATGTGTCAACATGTTAAGCGGCATAACAGCACATCTTGCCTGacgaaatatttcatttgtatcaaATACATCATTAAAACACCTATCCGTATAAATAACTTTTCGCTCGTCATCTTGTTTGCTTGATACATGTATCTCGTAGACACATGTTTGAGCAGCTTTCTTACTTCCAATATGTTGTATGACCCAATAGGCCATTTTTTGGCAAGTGTCAATCTTAAAGGTTAAGATGAACAGAAATTTGCCTTGAGGTATTAGATACATATATCGTTCATCAACTGAAGTAGAAACATTGTTAATATTAACATCAGTAGCTtgattaagtaaaaaatttccAGGATGACGCTCTTTAAAATGGTCCAGAACATCTTTTAACTTTCCtgtaaataacagaaatttttgttttaaagagAGTTGCAGCAGTGATCTGTACAAAAAGGCATTAACGAGCATAACTCGACCAATATACGTATagtaatactataaatataataggaCAGACTTGCCTACGGaccgcgcttcagcctgtaatatcccactactgggcataggcctctttccccatgttggagaaggttcagagcttaatccaccacgctgctccaatgcgagttggctatattccctactatgagtaacgatcgctattaggtgtacatgacacACCGGGCTACTATCCTTAAGgatataaggacgctccgagaa
This genomic stretch from Melitaea cinxia chromosome 10, ilMelCinx1.1, whole genome shotgun sequence harbors:
- the LOC123657430 gene encoding E3 ubiquitin-protein ligase SIAH1-like, producing the protein MPICRLGPVAVELPECPVCLDIMSAPIYQCQSGHSLCNSCTKVLVPSICPICRQPMTQMRNWQLEDLISKASVPCPNKSSGCVYTMLNMELEDHLKECIFREMACPLIVFGKCSWSGKLKDVLDHFKERHPGNFLLNQATDVNINNVSTSVDERYMYLIPQGKFLFILTFKIDTCQKMAYWVIQHIGSKKAAQTCVYEIHVSSKQDDERKVIYTDRCFNDVFDTNEIFRQARCAVMPLNMLTHFIKDGKLTFNFTVKKNQPNFRNKGKVNENKQTNKGPKGPGQQHVRPQSHKPQEPGNKQRGKSPGPMHFSHQHKGFPHSGKNNQ